The following DNA comes from Camelina sativa cultivar DH55 chromosome 14, Cs, whole genome shotgun sequence.
AAAATGTTTTGAAGCACTTGTCTTTTAACACAAGTACACAACCTTTTTTTGGCCGTAACACATAACCGTTTATGTTGAGTTTTACCATtcaacttggaaaaaaaaaaattactatccaaattttagaaattaaatttaaaattaacaacCAAAAATGCTTAGTTCCCTACCAAATCCGACATTGGAATATATCACAGAAATGTATTGGGCCCCGATTTAATTCTTATTCCTCGCAAGATCATACAAAACATTTGTAGTGATAGTTTCCAACTTCCAAGCAAACCCCAAACGAAAAtcgtttttaaataatatgtacataaataaaatttcgtaaaacagataaaaaaaaatgtatatatttgtttattcaatATGGTATAGAGTTACAACAAAGTTTTTGCAATCATCCTCTGAATACTCAAACTTAGGGTTTCATTTCTATATACGAATCATGAAAAATCTATCATATAAAAACGGAATATCTCAAAACTTGAACTATAAACAACGTTTATGACCAGACTCAAAGGTTACCAAATGATGGGTCCTATCATGGAAATAACTTATATTCTCCCCCACGACTCGAGCAGCTTCTCAGTACATGGTTATTGAAATTTAGAGAGATTCACCGTTCCtttattatacttttaaaatttttgataaatttcCAACCatttaaaaaaggaagaaaatattataagaaacaATCACCTTTTCTGCTGGGTATGCGCTGTAAGGGAAGGAGAAGAGCATAAAAGAACAACAGAGGACTGACACTAAGGGAAAGATTCTCACTCAattaaaacacatcaaaacttgACTATAAGTTTGATTTAGCCAATTGTTTCACTTTGTTCAATTCTACAAGTTATTCCACACTGTCATTTCATCTATGGATTAGTCATTTTTGGATTAATCATTCTTTCTCGATGATTACTTTCTCCATTAGACAAAAAATAAGATTCACATAGTTAAGCGAATACGAGAATATTAGCCATACTAATAacagtaattttttctttattctcaTACATTGTTTCGGATAATGAATTCCTGAGCATATATATTGTCTAGATTATGTTTAGGAGtggacttcttttttttgtttattctttgttagGTTATTCTTGTGTTTAGAAAACTATAACTGAATTATAATGTGTTTAGAAAACTATAACTGAATTATAATAGGTTATTTCTAAGAGAAGTGTTAAACCTATCAAAGAGGACATACATAGTAGcatagatgatgatgacatatgtgaatttgaaagaagaaaaaatggaagTTTTATCGTTGCAATTCACACACGAATGGTCATTTAGAATTACGGATACTTCAGTTATTTTTATAGCGCCGTTCGATTCGATAAGTAAGGTTTAAGGTAAAATTATAATTGAATTCTTACCAAAAAtaatggtttggttttgtttgcttcggattctttgtgtttttgttcGGCTAAAATGTCGTCACTCCTAATTATACTCTCTAATTTGTTTCTGCAAGTTACCTTTGATAATGTAAGTTGAGGCAGGCTTACTACTTTAGAATTAATTGGGCTGGTAAAGCCCataatatgaaattatataatacAGGACCTAAGTTAGACATAGACAGAGATGTGTAGCTAATCTTGAATTACATTAGCCCATACAGATGAGGCTAAAAGATTTTGGACGAAGGTTTCGTAAATATGAATTAGTTGACGTTCGTTATTGTAAATAGAGATCGATTCACCTGGTGGCTGATACTGTTAAAAGAGACACGTAGGATAGTGACTCTTGTCGGCTAAATAATGCTCCGTCGCGTATACTTTTTATAGGTTTATCCTTGTCCGTATACATGGTTTCTTTGAAAAGCTACTTCCCCAAATCGAGGACCTAACTCCGATAAATGCTGTCTTCGTATCTTCAATTCTTCATGCGTATTCATAGTTTATTAATTTCTCTGAGAttatatcattcattcatctcCTTGTCTTTACCCTTACACGAAGAGTCCTTTTTGAATTTTCGAATGACAATTTCGAGTTTATAAGTAACTTTCGTATAACTCCTCGCCGTTTCGGAGGGTTAGTCGACCATATCAATACTCTAATGGTTATGCGTGGTTTACTATATGGATGTTTGTGGttcattcacattttttttttgttagttcaaatttaaagttcgctatactttatatatactaGGGTAGGGTTTAATGTACTCTCGAACCTGTAGGTCTTAACAAATGTTGTTCTTTTCGAACAAACCGCTTTTGATGAAATTCTTTAATGTAGAAACATTTCCTTTCAGAAGTGTCAGAAGACTATATGTTTTTCCTGATATATACCCAActtttactagtttttttacATGCAGCTTCCTATCTCCATACAATTTATGTATTGTCGAAAGAAATTAAATCACGAGAGATAAATCGgagtaagaaaatatttaatattttgtaatccTTTTGCTCAAAGAATAATCTGTTATAAGTTGATAAGATCTTattgaatatattaattaatgtgTATCATAGATAGCTATAAACTATTTCATGGTTAAAAAGGCGTTGTCGAATTTTATATTCATACCTAATCTAGTATCATCATGACGTTCAGCTCTAATCTAAATCAAACCACAAAGTAATGaatattgtaattttcttaGTTCGAGGATATACTTTTAGAAGCGTGTGATTAAATAAGGGACAAACATGTTTCCAATTGGCTCTTCTTCGCCACCAGAAGCAAGTTGCAAAAGAGAGTGAAGCACCCAAATATTAAACAACTCTTCAAAATAAAGCGTTAAAACCCCTTTTTATCGTGCTGCAAATTGCACTTTTTGTTGGTCATCCAAATTGCACACTAACCTTcgttaaacaaaatatatacgaTTTGGGTAATGATATAAAGTAGACAGTAGAGGACCCATCACGCCTAATAGTACCCAATGTATAATTCGGTAAGGTTCGTTCCATTTGTCCGCATTCCCAAAACTAGaacaaggaaacaaaacaaaaaaaaggtttattagTGTGTTTTTTCCTTGGAAAATTATGGACAGAAAACTCAATACATTATAGTCTCGACCTCGCAGCTGGCGTTGGTCTGACTTGTCCAAAGTATGGATGGGGTATGGGTTTAACTAGTTTAGATATCGTTCCAATTTGATGTTATGGTCAACATTATCGACCCGGTTCATTTTTCATAGGACCAATGCTATAAAGGTTGTTTGGATTCATATTCTCGAGTTCATGCATGATTTGGAACTTAAAACTTGCATGATATTGGCCTGTACTAACTACTAAGACTACCCTCGTTTTACTAACGACACACGTGGTCAAACGGTGAACAAATGTCACGTGAGTCACGTTCGTGTTATTGTTTGAAgactctttgctttttttttttgtttcttttttgccAATTTGAAgagataagaacacaaaaagatGTTTCGTCCACTTTCCTCATCGCCGCTCTATGCTCATTACTTTCTTCGGTCGGATTTTCCAATTACATTTTTTAACTATTAGTGGTAACATTTTGTTCATATCTATTTTTATGACGTGGATCACACTTCTCTTTTATTACATGCTTATCTCCTTAGTTAAGATAGTAAATTTCATTCGGCATCAAGAGACAAAATTTATGATACAATACAAAATCTCAGCACATTTAGAAAATGTTCTATTTTGTTCAGTATACTACAAACTTGGTAgtctaaatttcaaatttcttacGTAATTTGTGATTTGTAGTTCGTAATATTGGTAAGTTTTTACATATCATTAACATTTGATTTATTGTAACTTTCACATTTCATTACCCGATAAAGTATCGAAATGCATCATTGCTCATAATGACGTCTAAGTACAAAGGTATTCTCAGACTACTTgatttgactctttttttttaacacgaTTTGACTTTTACCAGAGAATCtaacaggtaaaaaaaaacgataCACACACTTTTACATTAATTGTTTCCATTGTTATTATCCATCTAGACTCTctacttttcaaaaatttgtttcaactaTAAACGAACTTCATTTATTATTTCTTGGATCACGTTAAGTAACGTGGCAGCTCAACGCTGACCTATGACTCTATAGTCTCTATTATTAAGTCGACGGCTCAGGATTACCCACGAGTGTGAACGAGAAGCAGGGCAAAAGCGTCCGACACGTCCCAAAGGAAAAGGATTATACGAGAAGGCTCTCTTCTCATCCAAGGGTTCACATTTAACCAGACTACTCTCTTCTGTCTCTTCTCATACCCGTCGATCTGTCTAAAGCTTTTCATCGATTGCCACCTCCCcactttttattttcagtttatctctcttttttatttattttcgatCTAATTGTCTAAAAAGAATTAGGATAATACAATTTGTCTATCTAATTCTGACCATACTTAATTTCCATTTCTTATTTGACTTCTTCAAAATTTAAGTGTGGTTGTTCCTTTGTATCACTCTCAAAGGCTTAACTAGATTTGACATCCACATATGTGTTTGTCCGTTATATCTATCTATCCATTTTATAACAAAACATCATACGCTGAAAAATTAGtaagctatatatattatttatcttgtGATAAATATCAAGAACTGTAATTATTATGAccatatatgaaaaataatatcgCATTTTCTACCTTTagttttaaccttttttataaatttccttTTTGGTCTTCTAGATGGCACACTGAACAGACACGCATATTCACACAGATACGTGCGTCTTTGGAGGacttggaaaataaaataaaaaaagcagaGATAATGATTTCctcaaataataaagaaaaagaacaaattgaTTTTTCCCAAATAAAGGAGTCAGAAAAATGTAATtaaggaacaaacaaaaaagatacctttaataataaacaaaaataaacattttaatatttaaaaaaaaaatgaatttccTATGAAATATAAACCGCATAAACTTATCGTGTGACCGCcttaagaaaaaaaccaaaataaaaataaaaacccctttttattttctctcttcagCCGCCGCTTTCACAATACCTCTTCCCTCTTCCCTCTTCCCTCTTCTCCTAGGTCTCTTTTTGTATACACTAGAGCTCGCAAATCTGGCTATCGAAAACCACAATCATAAACTCAACTTCGGGGCCTTCAAGGCCAATCACAAGAAAGTCATGGTGAGTCTCTTCTTTCACCATTCTTGTTTGTTCTTCCCTTATTATATAATCAGTTTCTGATTTTCTTGCTTCTGTGTAATCTCAGGGACCGATGATAagaacagaggaggaagaagactgTACGATTCCACCGTGGTTAATGCCAATGCTACGAGGGAGTTACTTCGTCCCCTGTTCGATCCACGTCGACTCAAACAAAAACGAATGCAACCTGTTCTGTCTTGATTGTGCTGGAAAGGCCTTTTGCTCTTACTGTTTAGTCAAACATAAAGACCATCGTGTTGTTCAGGTCAGTCCaatatctctttcctttttttttttgctccttccacaaatctcatgtttatagtattatttatttcaatgtaTATTAAATTTTGCAGATACGAAGATCTTCGTACCATAACGTGGTGAGAGTGAATGAGATACAGAAGTTTATAGACATCTCTTGCGTCCAGACGTATATCATCAACAGCGCAAAGATTGTGTTCCTCAATGAAAGACCTCAGCCTAGAATCGGCAAAGGTGTTACAAACACTTGTGAAATCTGTTGCAGAAGCCTCCTTGATTCTTTCCGTTTCTGCTCTCTCGGCTGCAAGGTAAACACATaccactctgttttttttttcccctgttTTCACCATTTCTTGTCTAAACaaaaattcaactttttttctAAACCCATTAACGCATTTCACTTCTTAACGAAATctatatcaagttttatttgttttggttaagcTTTGTTGATGATTCATTTTGGATATGCTCTGTTTTGGAATGTGAGTTGTGGAATGACTTTAAGTGTCCTTTATGGGTTTTGACTGTTCAGCTTGGAGGGATGAAGAGAGGAGATACAACTCTAACCTTCTCTTTGAAAGGGAAGCATGGTAGAGAGTACCAAGGTGGTTCGGAATCAGATGAAGCTACAACACCAACTAAGATGCGCAAGACCAATGCTTTCAACCGTCTGATGAGTGGTCTTTCAATCTCAACCGTTAGATTCGATGACTACGGTCCAGGTGGTGGTGATCAAAGGTCTTCAAGCTCTGGTGATGAAGGTGGGTTTAGTTTCTCTCCAGGAACACCTCCGATCTACAATCACCGGAACTCAAGCAGACGAAAGGGTGTCCCTCACCGTGCTCCGTT
Coding sequences within:
- the LOC104740798 gene encoding uncharacterized protein LOC104740798, which encodes MGPMIRTEEEEDCTIPPWLMPMLRGSYFVPCSIHVDSNKNECNLFCLDCAGKAFCSYCLVKHKDHRVVQIRRSSYHNVVRVNEIQKFIDISCVQTYIINSAKIVFLNERPQPRIGKGVTNTCEICCRSLLDSFRFCSLGCKLGGMKRGDTTLTFSLKGKHGREYQGGSESDEATTPTKMRKTNAFNRLMSGLSISTVRFDDYGPGGGDQRSSSSGDEGGFSFSPGTPPIYNHRNSSRRKGVPHRAPF